TCGCGGGCCACCGGTCCGAACACGCGGGTGCCGATCGGCTCCTGGTTGTTGTCGATCAGCACCGCCGAATTCTCATCGAAGCGGATGTAGCTGCCGTCCGGGCGACCGATGTCCTTCTTCACGCGAACGATGACGGCCTTGTGCACATCGCCCTTCTTGACCTTGCCGTTCGGGATCGCCTCGCGCACCGACACGACGATCACGTCGCCGACGGTCGCGAACTTGCGCTTGCTGCCGCCGAGCACCTTGATGCACCGCAGGCTGCGAGCCCCGGAATTGTCGGCCACACCCAGCGTGGTCAGCATCTGAATCATGACGTCACCCCAGCCCGATACGCGCCGGCCTTATACGGCCGCCCGCTCGATGATCTTCTTCACCGCCCAGCGTTTCGTCGCCGACAGCGGACGCGATTCGATGAGCACCACCGTGTCGCCGATCCGGCACTCGTTGGCCTCGTCGTGCGCCTTGTAGCTCTTGTGGCGCTTGATGACCTTGCCGTAGAGCGGATGCTTGTAGACGCGCGACACACGCACCACGATGGTCTTGTCCATCTTGTCGCTGGTCACGACGCCCTGAATCGTCCGCCGTTTCGCGGTCTTTTTCGTCTCAGTCACCGGTTTCGTCTCGGACATCATCGACCTCCCGTCGTCAGACGCGCGCGGCGCAACGTGGCGACGCGGGCGATGTCACGACGCACGGCTCTCATGCGTCCGGTGTTTTCGAGCTGCCCGGTGAAGAACTGAAAACGCAGGTTGAAATATTCGCCCTTCAGGTCTTCCTGCTTCTGGGCGAGTTCCTCGTCCGACAGTTTGCGAAATTCCTCAGCCTTCATGGGTCGCCTCGCGAATCACGATCTTGGTCCGAATCGGCAGCTTCGACGCCGCCAATTTCAGGGCCGACACGGCCTGCGCGGTGTCGATCCCCTGCATCTCGTACAGCATGCGGCCGGGTTTCACGCTGGCCACCCATTCCTCCGGCGCGCCCTTTCCCTTGCCCATGCGGGTTTCCGCGGGTTTCCTGGTCAGGGGCTTGTCGGGGAACACCCGGATCCAGATCCGGCCGCCGCGCTTGACCGAACGGGTCATCGCGATACGGGCCGCCTCGATCTGGCGGGCCGTGAGCCAACCGTCCTGCACCGCCTGAAGCCCGTAATCGCCGAAATCCAGGTTGCTTCCGCGCGTGGCCTGGCCGGCGCGGCGTCCCTTCATCTGCTTGCGGTACTTCGTCTTCTTCGGCGACAGCATTTGTCCGTCCTCTGGTCGCGCCGGGGCGTCATCGCACCCGCCGCCAAATTTCGTTCTTCCGGTCCCCCGCGATCAG
The sequence above is a segment of the Deltaproteobacteria bacterium genome. Coding sequences within it:
- the rplN gene encoding 50S ribosomal protein L14; amino-acid sequence: MIQMLTTLGVADNSGARSLRCIKVLGGSKRKFATVGDVIVVSVREAIPNGKVKKGDVHKAVIVRVKKDIGRPDGSYIRFDENSAVLIDNNQEPIGTRVFGPVARELRAKKFMKIISLAPEVL
- the rpsQ gene encoding 30S ribosomal protein S17 — translated: MSETKPVTETKKTAKRRTIQGVVTSDKMDKTIVVRVSRVYKHPLYGKVIKRHKSYKAHDEANECRIGDTVVLIESRPLSATKRWAVKKIIERAAV
- the rpmC gene encoding 50S ribosomal protein L29 codes for the protein MKAEEFRKLSDEELAQKQEDLKGEYFNLRFQFFTGQLENTGRMRAVRRDIARVATLRRARLTTGGR
- the rplP gene encoding 50S ribosomal protein L16, giving the protein MLSPKKTKYRKQMKGRRAGQATRGSNLDFGDYGLQAVQDGWLTARQIEAARIAMTRSVKRGGRIWIRVFPDKPLTRKPAETRMGKGKGAPEEWVASVKPGRMLYEMQGIDTAQAVSALKLAASKLPIRTKIVIREATHEG